The Candidatus Nomurabacteria bacterium genomic sequence ATTTCGTGTCGTACATGAGCACCTTTTCACCTTCGTAAATCTTGCCCTTTTCATAGAGTTCTTTAAATGCCCACCAGACAGATTCCATGTAATTTTTGTCCATCGTCTTGTAAGCGCCCTTAAAGTCGACCCAACGGCCAATTCGATCAATCGTCGACTCCCATAAGTCTCCTGTTTGAATCATACTTTCTCGTGCAGTCGTAATGTATTCGGCTAAACTAATCTTTGTACCAATCTCATGACGATCAGTGATGCCAAGCTTTTTTTCTACGAAGTTCTCGGCAGGTAAGCCGTGCGTATCCCAGCCCCACACACGTTCGACGTGTTTACCCTTCATCGTCTGGTAGCGTGGCACCGCGTCTTTCACGATAGAACTAAGTAGCGTTCCATGGTGCGGAACACCTGTAATAAACGGTGGCCCGTCATAGAACACATATGAGTCTTCAACCGGTCGCTGATTTATCGATTTTTCAAATGTCTTCTTTTGTTTCCATTGCTCAACGAGATCTTTCTCATATTCTAATGCTCGTCGTCTTGTTCCCGATTTGAACTTCATTTTTGCTCCTTAATATAAAAATCACTTCTTTCGACCATCAGATCCCTTGCGGGAGGTACCATCTGATTTCCAAAAGAAGTGATTCTTTTAGCGCTTGCTTCGTGCGATCTGACGTGCCGCGGACGTTGGGTTCTAATTGGTTGCCCGTTCTTCCCAAGGCTCGCGGATGATAGCCGCTCGATCGCCTCTGTTATTGATTATACCAGATTGGCTTAGGCAAACAATCCGTTGCCGTATTTTAGTACGATAGTAGTAATAATGATAAAAACAAGCACGGCCATAGTAAACTTATCGAAGTCCTTTTCTATCCAGGTATGAGCCACTTTTTTAAATCTAGCTGGCAAAAATAAATTATCTTCGCGGATATTATATCGAGTAATAGAAAACCAGACCATAATTGTCGTCAACGTCACTAGTAAACACCACGGACAAAGCGCTTGAATAATAAAAATACTGATATACGCAAGAGTCAGCGCAAATACAAGACCAAGAGTGTAGAAAATCTGTGCCGTAAACATGAATAATCTTGGAAATCGAATACCTGCCAAGCCAGCAATGGCCACTGTAATTACTATTGGCTCACTCATAAGTCCTATGAAGCTATTCGGAAAACCAAATAATTCATTCGTCGAGTTTTTCGCAACTGTAGCACAGTTAATAACAGCATTAATGCTGCAACTTAATGCCGTATGCGGATTCTGAGCTAAGTCAAATGCATCAATTGAAAGTACAAATGCAGCCGTAAGGCTACAGATAGCACCAATTAGCATAGTAGTGAATATCCAGCGATTATCGCGGACTTTTTTGTCTTCATGAGTCAAATAATTTCGAATCTTACTCAACATAATAGCTAACCTCATCTATCAGCGGCAGCGGTATTCCACGCCACATATTACGTACTTGGCCGTCCTCAGCTGTTGCTATAACGGTCGGATATTCAACGACATCATATAAGCTACACACTTCTGCCCCTTTTCGACTTTCGGGATCAACTTCTTCCAATTTTTGATGTGTTCGCCGTTCAAAATCATGCAAAAAATTAGTCACATCACGAGCATGGTCGCTCCTTGACTGATATATTACCATGATACTCATTTCTTCTTGTTTCCCCTACGACGTGAAGCCAAGATCGCCTCGAACTCATCGAGTGTCTTAAATTCATAATAAACACTCGAAAAACGAACATACGCCACTTCATTTCGCTTGGCAAGTTCATCGAGCACCAATTCACCAATAGTCTTCGATGGTAGTTCCAATTCACCAAGTGCGTATAGATTATCTTCAACTTCACTTACTATTTGCTCGATCTCTACTTCACTAGCAAAAAACTTACCAACCGATCGATTGATAGCAGTAGACAACTTCTCTCGATCATACAGCTCACGAGTGCCATCCTTTTTTATAACGGCAAGATTCGGCTTTTCAATTCGTTCATAGGTAGTAAATCGACGACCATCTGGCGCTTCACGGCGTCGGCGGATTGTGATTCCGTCACCAACCTCCCTAGATTCAATGACTCGGCTGTCCCCGATATTAATTGACGCACTCATAGCACCCCTTATTCTTCGTCGTTGGTTTTTTTGTGTTTTTTACGACGACGCAGGAATGCAGGCGTATCAGATTCGTCATCTTCCTCTGCTGGCGTTTCCCACATATTGTGCGTTGGCTCTTCGGCAAAACTTGCCTGCGGATCATTTTTATCTAAATCTAGATTAACACCCTCTACCGCCTCATCGCTTACACCGCGAGCTTCAACTTCATGCACTCTATCAGCCGATGAATCAAGAGAGACGTCTTGCTGCTGGAAAAAATCACTGTCAAAACCTGTCGCGATAACTGTAATAATCAGTTCATCTTCGAGTTCAGGTTTAAGCGTTGCTCCAAAAATTATATTTGCATCTGGAGATACAGCGCTAGTAATGATTTCGGCGGCTTCCTGAATTTCAGACATGCTCATATCGTAACCACCAGTAACATTGAATAGCACGCCTTTGGCACCATCAATCGACACCTCAATTAGCGGTGACTCGATAGCTTGCTGCGCAGCCTGTGCAGCGCGATCGTCGCCACTTGCACGTCCGATGCCCATCAATGCGCTACCAGCATTGCTCATAATAGCCTTAACGTCTGCGAAGTCTAGGTTAATCAGACCGTGCTCAGTAATGAGCTCAGAAATACCTTGAACACCTTGGCGAAGTACATCATCGGCAATTTTAAATGTCTCTAAAAGAGGCGTTCGACGATCAATTGTCTGCAATAGTCTGTCGTTTGGAATAGTAATGAGCGTATCAACTTGACGTCCTAATTGGTTAATCGCCCAATCAGCATTAACACGACGTTTCTCTCCCTCGAAGCTAAACGGCTTAGTTGCGACACCCACCACTAAAATTCCAAGCTCTCTTGCGATTTCAGCGACAACATAACCCGCACCGCTACCCGTACCACCACCGGCACCAATAGTAACGAAAATCATATCAGCACCCTCAAGAGCCTGACGTATGTCATCTCGAGATTCATTTGCAGCTGCTTCACCGACCTTTGGGTCAGCACCTGCGCCAAGTCCACCCGTAGTAGAGCGGCCAAGGTGTAATTTAACATCAGCCTTGCTGTTATGCAGCGCTTGGGCATCTGTATTCATGGCGATAAACTGAACGCCAGTAAGGCCCGCATCTTTCATGCGGTTGACTGCGCTACCACCAGCGCCGCCCACGCCAATAACTTTTATACTCGCAAAAGTCTGAATCTCGCTTGGTTTTACTTCCGGCATAGTTGCTCCTACGTCTTATTCTCCCCTAGTATATCATCTATGTATGTAAATCGAGATGACTTACGTACGAAAACGCCCAAACAACTGCTTCATTAGGCCGCCAGCTTGTCGGGCTGCTGTTTTTGCTCCGCTCCCGGAGTGTGCTAAATTACGACGACTTGGCTCTTGTGCATCAAGCAACATCAAGCCAGCTGCCGTTGCAAACTGCGGTTCGTCCAAGTGTTCCGCCACACCGCCAAATCCAGACGCAGAGCCCAACCGAACTGCGAGCCCTAGTGTATCCTTTGTGTAATTAACGATATTTTTGAGCCTAGAGCCTCCACCCGTGAGGACAACACCACTGGGCAGTTTTGCATGTCGACCAGCCTTTTTTAGCTCCTTAATAATGGCTTCAAACAATTCCTCTAAACGCGCCTCTATAATTTCGTCAACATCGGCACGCGAGAATTCATGAGTTTCCTTCTCGTGTTTAACTGTTACTATGTCACTTCCCGTCTGAGCGGTAGCGGATCCATGCGTCAATTTCACCTGTTCGGCAATTTCCGGATCAGTTTTTAGACCTATGGCTAGATCGTTTGTAATATTACTACCGCCCACTGGAATGACGCCTACATATTGCAGGTCTCCCTCTTCAAATATTGAGATTCCCGTAGTAGCACCGCCGAAATCAATGACGGCAACGCCATTTTCAATCTGCTGTTCACTCAGAACGGCCTTGGCCGCAGCTACGACGCTTGGCGTAATAACGTTAGGTGTAACCTTAGCAAGTTCAAGTGTGCTATGAAGTGCGGCAACCTGAGGAGCCATCGCTGACACAACATTCGCATTAACTTCCAGTCTTGTACCCGTCATACCGACAGGATCTTTTATGTTGTCTTGTCCATCCAGGTGATAACTGTGAGGTACGACTTCAAGAATTTCTCTGTTTGCCGGTACCTTGCCTACGGTCGCTACCTCCTCTAGACGTACGACGTCGTCTGGTGTAACGATATGATCCATAGCGCCAACTGCCACCATGCCATCAGTAACCGTACTAAGAATATGTGACCCATTGATACTGATAGCGGCAGAGTTAACTTCGTATCCGCTCATTCGCTCAGCAGCACCAAGCGCCTCGTCAATGGCCTGCGCAGGGCCATTAAGATTAACAATCGAGCCCTTGCGCATACCGCTATTTATAATTTCACCCGTGCCAACTATAGTTGGCGTGCCGGTCGTAGCGTCGAGGTGACCCACGACACAACGCACGGTAGTTGTACCGATATCAATACCTACGGCATATCGAGAGCTATCTTGCATGCATAGTATTATATAACGACTTTGAACTATTTGGAACAGGCGTAAGGGTTTTAGATCTGTGTAAGTACTTCGACACCGTCTTCCGTAATGAGAACAGTGTGTTCAAAATGTGCAGCTAAACTACAGTCACGAGTTAGAATTGTCCAATTATCGTCAGGATCCGTAATCACCTTCTCTCCACCGAGAGTCGCCATTGGCTCAATCGCGATTGTATCTCCTGGCTGTAACAAAATGCCCGTACCCTTGCGTCCATAGTTAGGTACGTCCGGTGGCATATGCATCTCCAGCCCAACCCCATGCCCTACTAAGTCCCTAATAACGCCAAGCTTTCCGTCGGATAATACTTTTTCGACGGCCGCACCAATATCTCCAGTATAAGTACCCGTTCCTTTTATTGCGTCAATGCCTGCATAAAGACTACGCTCGGTCACGTTAATCAAATGCTTTATCGCTCCAGTAGGCTGCTCGCCAACCACCATAGTAAACGCACTGTCTGTCTTCATATTTTTATAGGTTATGACCAGATCAAATCCAACAATATCGCCCTTTTCAAACACGTATTCTGTCGGCACACCATGCACAATCGCATCATTAACACTAATACATATTACGCCGGGGAAGTCTGGTACGGGTTCTCTGTAAGTTGCAGTTGCTCCGTGACGAATAATTTCATTTGCAACCCAACTGTCAATTTCTTTTCCGGTCATCCCAGGTTGAACATATTGCTTCAAATCTCGCAGTATCGTGGCTAGTATTTTACCGCCCTCGCGCATAGCTTGGATCTGCTCACGGGTCTTACGTGGCTGAGCCATTACGTCAATCCGTTCGCTTCAAGCTCTTCCATGATGCGATCATGCACCTGGCCAACTGTACCGACACCATCGAT encodes the following:
- the map gene encoding type I methionyl aminopeptidase, whose product is MAQPRKTREQIQAMREGGKILATILRDLKQYVQPGMTGKEIDSWVANEIIRHGATATYREPVPDFPGVICISVNDAIVHGVPTEYVFEKGDIVGFDLVITYKNMKTDSAFTMVVGEQPTGAIKHLINVTERSLYAGIDAIKGTGTYTGDIGAAVEKVLSDGKLGVIRDLVGHGVGLEMHMPPDVPNYGRKGTGILLQPGDTIAIEPMATLGGEKVITDPDDNWTILTRDCSLAAHFEHTVLITEDGVEVLTQI
- a CDS encoding vitamin K epoxide reductase family protein translates to MLSKIRNYLTHEDKKVRDNRWIFTTMLIGAICSLTAAFVLSIDAFDLAQNPHTALSCSINAVINCATVAKNSTNELFGFPNSFIGLMSEPIVITVAIAGLAGIRFPRLFMFTAQIFYTLGLVFALTLAYISIFIIQALCPWCLLVTLTTIMVWFSITRYNIREDNLFLPARFKKVAHTWIEKDFDKFTMAVLVFIIITTIVLKYGNGLFA
- the ftsZ gene encoding cell division protein FtsZ: MPEVKPSEIQTFASIKVIGVGGAGGSAVNRMKDAGLTGVQFIAMNTDAQALHNSKADVKLHLGRSTTGGLGAGADPKVGEAAANESRDDIRQALEGADMIFVTIGAGGGTGSGAGYVVAEIARELGILVVGVATKPFSFEGEKRRVNADWAINQLGRQVDTLITIPNDRLLQTIDRRTPLLETFKIADDVLRQGVQGISELITEHGLINLDFADVKAIMSNAGSALMGIGRASGDDRAAQAAQQAIESPLIEVSIDGAKGVLFNVTGGYDMSMSEIQEAAEIITSAVSPDANIIFGATLKPELEDELIITVIATGFDSDFFQQQDVSLDSSADRVHEVEARGVSDEAVEGVNLDLDKNDPQASFAEEPTHNMWETPAEEDDESDTPAFLRRRKKHKKTNDEE
- the nrdR gene encoding transcriptional repressor NrdR — its product is MSASINIGDSRVIESREVGDGITIRRRREAPDGRRFTTYERIEKPNLAVIKKDGTRELYDREKLSTAINRSVGKFFASEVEIEQIVSEVEDNLYALGELELPSKTIGELVLDELAKRNEVAYVRFSSVYYEFKTLDEFEAILASRRRGNKKK
- the ftsA gene encoding cell division protein FtsA — translated: MQDSSRYAVGIDIGTTTVRCVVGHLDATTGTPTIVGTGEIINSGMRKGSIVNLNGPAQAIDEALGAAERMSGYEVNSAAISINGSHILSTVTDGMVAVGAMDHIVTPDDVVRLEEVATVGKVPANREILEVVPHSYHLDGQDNIKDPVGMTGTRLEVNANVVSAMAPQVAALHSTLELAKVTPNVITPSVVAAAKAVLSEQQIENGVAVIDFGGATTGISIFEEGDLQYVGVIPVGGSNITNDLAIGLKTDPEIAEQVKLTHGSATAQTGSDIVTVKHEKETHEFSRADVDEIIEARLEELFEAIIKELKKAGRHAKLPSGVVLTGGGSRLKNIVNYTKDTLGLAVRLGSASGFGGVAEHLDEPQFATAAGLMLLDAQEPSRRNLAHSGSGAKTAARQAGGLMKQLFGRFRT